The following are encoded in a window of Nocardioides houyundeii genomic DNA:
- a CDS encoding arginase family protein, producing MSNRLTVIGAPSSAGAYGPGQEQAPRALRDAGLIDLLRGHGVDVEDAGDTETIRMRADRDNPRARNADLVTHTASSVASRVRDALAAEGSKVLVLGGDCTVELGTVAGAATAPGTLGLVYLDHDADLNTPQSTDDGALDWMGVAHLLGVDGTVASLAGVGPRVPLLDPEQVLLFGQVEPTAFERTVIDERDIAWVHHDEVRDDPVEAATRVVKGWAAQFDRLLLHLDIDLVDFADAPLAENTRRNVALKLETVMAALEVLVAAPNFCGLTVCEINPDHGEPDGSTLQDLASRLARVLAGAVGDHS from the coding sequence ATGTCGAACCGACTGACGGTGATCGGAGCGCCGAGCAGCGCCGGGGCCTACGGACCTGGCCAGGAACAGGCTCCGCGCGCATTGCGGGACGCGGGCCTGATCGACCTGCTCCGCGGGCACGGCGTGGACGTCGAGGACGCGGGTGACACCGAGACGATCCGCATGCGAGCCGACCGGGACAACCCGCGCGCGAGAAACGCGGACCTGGTCACCCACACCGCCAGCAGCGTCGCGTCCCGGGTCCGAGACGCCCTGGCCGCGGAGGGCTCGAAGGTGCTGGTCCTCGGCGGTGACTGCACCGTGGAGCTCGGGACCGTCGCCGGCGCCGCCACGGCGCCGGGGACCCTTGGCCTGGTCTACCTCGACCACGATGCCGACCTGAACACTCCGCAGAGCACCGACGACGGCGCGCTGGACTGGATGGGAGTGGCCCACCTGCTCGGTGTGGACGGGACCGTCGCGAGCCTCGCAGGGGTCGGTCCTCGTGTCCCGCTCCTGGACCCTGAGCAGGTCCTGCTGTTCGGGCAGGTGGAGCCGACCGCCTTCGAGCGCACCGTCATCGACGAGCGCGACATCGCCTGGGTCCACCACGACGAGGTACGTGACGACCCGGTCGAGGCCGCCACCCGGGTGGTGAAGGGATGGGCCGCGCAGTTCGACCGGCTGTTGCTGCACCTGGACATCGACCTGGTCGACTTCGCGGACGCTCCGCTGGCCGAGAACACCCGCCGCAACGTTGCCCTGAAGCTGGAGACCGTGATGGCGGCGCTCGAGGTGCTGGTGGCCGCGCCCAACTTCTGCGGCCTGACCGTGTGCGAGATCAATCCCGATCACGGCGAGCCGGACGGCTCCACGCTCCAAGACCTGGCATCTCGTCTGGC